A single window of Desulfovibrio sp. G11 DNA harbors:
- a CDS encoding EamA family transporter, which translates to MTFFAANSLLCRMALFGTGMDAVSYTVLRAVSAAVVLWLFMALRGQRVLQHGNRRAALALFAYMACFSWAYVNLPAAAGALIIAVAVQVTMVGVGVMLGQRPSRAQTLGISLALAGLVYLLSMLSG; encoded by the coding sequence ATGACATTTTTTGCGGCAAACTCGCTGCTATGTCGCATGGCGCTCTTCGGTACGGGCATGGACGCTGTCAGCTATACCGTTTTGCGGGCAGTTTCGGCAGCCGTTGTTTTGTGGCTGTTCATGGCACTGCGGGGGCAGCGCGTTTTGCAGCACGGAAACCGGCGAGCCGCCCTGGCCCTCTTCGCTTATATGGCCTGCTTTTCCTGGGCCTATGTAAACCTGCCCGCCGCAGCGGGAGCGCTTATTATTGCCGTGGCCGTGCAGGTAACCATGGTGGGCGTGGGCGTGATGCTGGGGCAACGCCCCAGCCGGGCGCAGACGCTGGGCATCAGCCTGGCCCTGGCGGGTCTTGTATATCTGCTTTCAATGTTGTCCGGTTAA
- a CDS encoding sigma-54 interaction domain-containing protein, whose translation MADHSQELLSKHVKRILDALPEGVFISDASGTSLRVNRMYEQLTGLTQEQVQGKNVRCLVEEGVFDHILNPQIVRTGRPATHVQQLKDGKKLVLTGFPVFDTRGDLCLVVTFARDITLLAQLQDQVAGQCRLIDQINDQLAYMTSEGNKARDPIYASPAMGEVVSLLRRFAATDATVLILGETGAGKDVFARFTHGLSERRDKILLKVDCGGISETLTESELFGYMPGAFTGASSKGKAGYFEIADGSTIFLDEVGELPLSMQTRLLRVLQDGEIMRVGASSPRKVDVRIIAATNRNLAESVEAGTFRRDLYYRLNVATVRIPSLRDRKEDVPLLAEHFLAHYAAKYHKVMAFMDVTLNMMAAYAWPGNVRELQNMVHSLVITLNGPLITPRDLPAQVTGVTHDASRYSEDVLVPRRPLREIMAEMERDFLLKAIEVHGSVQRVAELFQVNRSTIFRKLQGTRQTR comes from the coding sequence ATGGCCGATCACTCTCAGGAACTGCTTTCAAAGCATGTGAAGCGCATACTTGACGCCCTGCCCGAAGGCGTTTTCATCAGCGATGCTTCGGGAACCAGCCTGCGTGTTAACCGCATGTACGAGCAGTTGACCGGCCTCACACAGGAGCAGGTGCAGGGCAAGAACGTGCGCTGCCTGGTGGAGGAGGGGGTCTTTGACCACATTCTCAACCCGCAGATAGTACGCACCGGCAGGCCTGCCACCCATGTGCAGCAGCTCAAGGACGGCAAAAAGCTGGTGCTGACGGGTTTTCCTGTCTTTGACACGCGTGGCGACCTCTGCCTTGTGGTCACCTTTGCGCGCGACATCACCCTGCTGGCCCAGTTGCAGGATCAGGTGGCCGGGCAGTGCAGGCTTATCGATCAGATCAACGACCAGCTGGCGTATATGACCAGCGAGGGCAACAAGGCGCGAGATCCCATTTATGCCAGTCCTGCCATGGGGGAGGTGGTTTCGCTGTTGCGACGATTTGCCGCCACAGACGCCACAGTGCTGATCCTGGGCGAAACGGGCGCGGGCAAAGATGTTTTTGCCCGGTTTACTCATGGCCTATCTGAACGACGCGATAAAATCCTGCTCAAGGTAGACTGTGGCGGCATTTCCGAAACCCTCACGGAATCGGAACTGTTCGGTTACATGCCCGGTGCTTTTACCGGGGCCTCCAGTAAGGGCAAGGCCGGATATTTTGAAATTGCCGATGGCAGCACCATTTTTCTGGATGAAGTGGGCGAACTGCCCCTTTCCATGCAGACGCGGCTTCTGCGTGTGTTGCAGGATGGCGAAATCATGCGCGTAGGGGCATCCAGCCCGCGCAAGGTGGATGTGCGCATTATCGCGGCCACCAACCGCAACCTTGCCGAAAGCGTAGAAGCCGGAACTTTTCGCCGCGACCTCTATTATCGCCTCAATGTGGCCACAGTGCGCATCCCGTCCCTGCGGGACCGTAAGGAAGATGTGCCTCTGCTGGCCGAGCATTTTTTGGCGCACTATGCGGCCAAGTACCATAAGGTCATGGCTTTTATGGATGTCACCCTCAATATGATGGCTGCGTATGCCTGGCCCGGCAACGTGCGTGAACTGCAGAATATGGTGCACAGTCTGGTCATCACGCTCAATGGCCCGCTCATCACTCCGCGCGATCTGCCCGCACAGGTTACCGGCGTGACGCATGATGCCTCCCGGTATTCGGAAGACGTGCTTGTGCCCCGTCGCCCGTTGCGGGAAATTATGGCGGAAATGGAGCGCGACTTTTTGCTCAAGGCCATAGAGGTGCATGGCTCGGTGCAGCGTGTTGCGGAACTTTTTCAGGTTAACCGCAGCACCATCTTCAGGAAGCTGCAAGGTACAAGGCAGACACGATGA
- the hpsG gene encoding (2S)-3-sulfopropanediol dehydratase codes for MSMTTCECRSPQEQRLYDKIEGREDRFRKTHPRVFRLLERFEGQKPRIDIERALYFTQSMQETEGQPLVLRWAKALMHIARNMTVYVQEDQLLLGRAGCDGRYGILYPELDGDFLDIAVRDLPTRKTSPATITPEDARRVVEEIAPYWKGKTYHEALNAALPAEVHKLTYDDPEGLISRFIVNETSSFRSSIQWVHDYEKILKRGFNSIKKEAREKLAALDPLSAKDDREKRPFLEAVMIVCDAIVLWAKRHAVLAREMAEKESDPVRKAELLRMAENAEHVPGEPARDFWEACQSQWFTQMFSRIEQKTGTTISNGRMDQYFQPYYKQDREAGKITEAQAMELLECMWVGMAEFIDMYISPTGGAFNEGYAHWEAVTVGGQTPDGRDASNDLTYLILKSKREFPLHYPDLAARIHSRAPERYLWDVAETIKYGSGFPKLINDEEIVPLYVSKGATFEEALDYAVSGCTEARMPNRDTYTSGGAYINFAAAVEMVLRNGRMKKYGDQKLGVETGDPRSFTTWDQFWNAYVEQHLLFLKTAFTQQYIINKLRAEHFAQPMGSAMHDLCMKHCIDLHQEQIPEGINLGYFEYMGLGTVVDSLAAVKKLVFEEKKLSMDKLIAAIDADFEGYEDVRALLRSAPCYGNNDEYADAIGRDIDRISVEYGNKYSMSDLGIHNDVRYVPFTSHVPFGKVVSATPNGRTDGFPLSDGSSASHGADVNGPTAVLLSNCTTKNMGLRDRAARMLNIKFTPKCVEGEQGTEKLVSFIRTFCDLKLWHVQFNVVNKGTLVAAQKDPQKYRNLIVRIAGYSAYFVDLSPDLQNDLIARTEHDVM; via the coding sequence ATGAGCATGACCACTTGCGAATGCCGGTCCCCCCAGGAGCAGCGCCTGTACGACAAAATTGAAGGTCGGGAAGACAGGTTCCGTAAGACCCATCCCCGGGTTTTCAGGCTGCTGGAGCGGTTTGAAGGGCAGAAGCCGCGCATTGATATCGAGCGCGCGCTGTACTTTACCCAGTCCATGCAGGAAACCGAAGGGCAGCCGCTGGTACTGCGCTGGGCCAAGGCCCTCATGCACATTGCCCGCAACATGACCGTCTATGTGCAGGAAGATCAGTTGCTGCTTGGCCGCGCCGGTTGCGACGGGCGCTACGGCATCCTTTATCCGGAGCTGGACGGTGATTTTCTTGATATCGCCGTACGCGATCTGCCCACCCGCAAAACTTCACCGGCTACCATCACGCCCGAGGACGCCAGGCGCGTCGTGGAAGAGATCGCCCCGTACTGGAAGGGCAAGACCTACCATGAAGCGCTGAATGCGGCCCTGCCCGCCGAAGTGCACAAGCTTACCTATGATGATCCCGAAGGACTGATCTCACGGTTTATTGTCAACGAAACTTCCTCGTTCCGTTCGTCCATCCAGTGGGTTCACGACTACGAAAAGATCCTCAAGCGCGGCTTTAACAGCATCAAGAAAGAAGCCCGGGAAAAACTGGCGGCTCTTGATCCGCTGAGCGCCAAGGATGACCGCGAAAAGCGTCCCTTCCTTGAAGCTGTCATGATAGTGTGTGACGCCATTGTGCTCTGGGCCAAACGTCACGCAGTGCTTGCCCGCGAAATGGCCGAAAAAGAATCCGATCCCGTGCGTAAGGCTGAATTGCTGCGCATGGCAGAAAACGCCGAGCACGTTCCCGGTGAGCCTGCCCGCGACTTCTGGGAAGCCTGCCAGAGCCAGTGGTTTACCCAGATGTTCTCGCGCATCGAGCAGAAGACCGGCACCACCATTTCCAACGGCCGCATGGACCAGTACTTTCAGCCCTACTACAAGCAGGACCGTGAGGCCGGGAAGATTACCGAAGCCCAGGCCATGGAGCTGCTGGAATGCATGTGGGTGGGCATGGCCGAATTTATTGACATGTACATCTCTCCCACCGGCGGCGCCTTTAACGAAGGCTACGCCCACTGGGAAGCGGTCACCGTTGGCGGGCAGACCCCGGACGGACGCGATGCCAGCAATGACCTTACCTATCTGATTCTCAAGTCCAAGCGGGAATTTCCGTTGCATTACCCAGACCTTGCGGCCCGCATCCATTCCCGTGCGCCCGAGCGTTATCTCTGGGACGTGGCCGAGACCATCAAATACGGCTCGGGTTTTCCCAAGCTGATCAATGACGAAGAAATCGTGCCGCTTTACGTTTCCAAGGGCGCGACCTTTGAAGAAGCGCTGGACTATGCCGTTTCCGGCTGCACCGAGGCGCGCATGCCCAATCGCGACACCTATACGTCCGGCGGAGCCTACATCAACTTTGCCGCTGCCGTGGAAATGGTGTTGCGCAACGGGCGGATGAAAAAATACGGCGATCAGAAACTCGGTGTTGAAACAGGCGACCCCCGCAGCTTTACGACCTGGGACCAGTTCTGGAATGCCTATGTTGAGCAGCACCTGCTCTTCCTCAAGACCGCGTTTACCCAGCAGTACATCATCAATAAACTGCGTGCCGAACACTTTGCACAGCCGATGGGTTCCGCCATGCATGACCTGTGCATGAAGCACTGCATTGACCTGCATCAGGAGCAGATTCCCGAAGGCATCAACCTCGGCTACTTTGAGTATATGGGGTTGGGAACCGTGGTAGATTCCCTGGCGGCCGTAAAAAAACTGGTTTTTGAAGAAAAGAAGCTGAGCATGGACAAGCTCATTGCTGCCATCGACGCTGACTTTGAAGGCTATGAAGACGTGCGCGCCCTGTTGCGGTCCGCCCCCTGTTACGGCAACAATGATGAGTACGCCGATGCCATTGGCCGCGACATTGACAGGATTTCGGTGGAATACGGCAACAAGTACTCCATGAGCGATCTGGGCATTCATAATGATGTGCGCTACGTCCCCTTCACCTCACATGTGCCTTTCGGCAAGGTGGTTTCCGCCACGCCCAATGGTCGTACTGACGGTTTTCCCCTCTCCGATGGCTCTTCTGCCTCGCACGGGGCTGATGTGAATGGCCCGACCGCAGTGCTGCTCTCAAACTGCACCACCAAAAATATGGGCCTGCGCGACCGTGCCGCCCGCATGCTGAACATCAAGTTTACGCCCAAATGCGTGGAAGGCGAGCAGGGCACAGAAAAATTGGTGTCCTTCATCCGCACGTTCTGCGACCTCAAACTCTGGCATGTGCAGTTTAACGTGGTCAACAAGGGCACCCTTGTGGCTGCGCAGAAAGATCCGCAGAAATACCGGAACCTCATTGTGCGTATCGCCGGCTACAGCGCCTACTTTGTGGACCTGTCGCCCGATTTGCAGAACGATCTCATCGCCCGTACAGAACATGATGTGATGTAA
- a CDS encoding EamA family transporter, whose translation MCGRNNSAPVAATAGNFVRCLPLALVLLLPSWLYPDGMWAGGGLSLPPAGVACALAAGAVASALGYVLWYSVLPCLSVPSAAVVQLSVPLITALGGAAFMGEAVTLRLGVSAAAILGGIFCATVLAVRR comes from the coding sequence CTGTGCGGGCGCAACAACAGTGCTCCTGTGGCCGCCACGGCAGGCAATTTTGTGCGTTGCCTGCCCCTGGCGCTTGTGCTGCTGCTTCCTTCCTGGCTGTATCCCGACGGAATGTGGGCGGGCGGCGGCCTCTCTCTGCCTCCGGCGGGCGTTGCCTGCGCGCTGGCTGCCGGAGCCGTTGCTTCGGCGCTTGGCTATGTGCTGTGGTATTCCGTCCTGCCATGCCTCAGCGTACCAAGCGCTGCCGTGGTGCAACTGAGCGTGCCGCTTATTACCGCCCTTGGCGGTGCGGCCTTTATGGGCGAGGCCGTCACACTGCGCCTCGGCGTAAGCGCGGCGGCCATTCTTGGCGGCATTTTCTGCGCTACCGTGCTTGCTGTGCGGCGTTAG
- the hpsH gene encoding (2S)-3-sulfopropanediol dehydratase activating enzyme, producing the protein MCLDDKQQGMVFNIQKYSVHDGPGIRTIVFLKGCSLSCRWCSNPESQKSCAELACNPGRCIDISKCGHCLTACPHGAITCGDDDKPRIDRSHCADCSIPCAEVCPAQGLLVYGKKRAVGDVLRVVEQDMAFYARSGGGLTLSGGEPLLQGSFAVALLREARARRIRTAVETCGMVPADTVREAAPHLSYVLYDIKHMNSEIHETQTGLPNARILENFRILAEEFPHLPILARTPVIPGFNDNEKAVAAIARFIEAYPHVNYELLPYHRLGTQKYHFLGREVPMGEVSLNKAVTDGLQKTALDILGERVQIPR; encoded by the coding sequence ATGTGCCTGGATGACAAGCAGCAGGGAATGGTGTTCAACATTCAAAAATATTCTGTTCATGACGGCCCGGGCATACGCACCATAGTATTTCTCAAGGGGTGCTCCCTTTCGTGTCGTTGGTGCAGTAATCCGGAATCGCAGAAATCCTGTGCAGAGCTGGCGTGTAATCCCGGGCGCTGTATTGATATTTCAAAATGCGGCCATTGCCTGACAGCTTGTCCGCATGGCGCAATCACTTGCGGCGATGACGACAAGCCGCGCATCGACCGCAGCCATTGTGCAGACTGTTCCATCCCGTGCGCCGAAGTTTGCCCCGCACAAGGCTTGCTGGTATATGGTAAAAAGCGTGCTGTGGGCGATGTGCTGCGTGTGGTGGAGCAGGATATGGCCTTTTACGCCCGCTCTGGCGGCGGCCTGACCCTTTCCGGCGGTGAGCCGCTGTTGCAGGGCAGTTTTGCCGTGGCCCTGCTGCGCGAGGCCCGCGCCCGTCGCATCAGGACTGCGGTGGAAACCTGCGGCATGGTCCCTGCCGATACCGTGCGCGAGGCCGCGCCCCATCTGAGCTATGTGCTTTACGACATCAAACATATGAACAGCGAAATTCATGAGACCCAAACCGGCTTGCCCAATGCGCGTATTCTCGAAAATTTCCGCATTCTGGCAGAAGAATTTCCGCATTTGCCCATACTGGCCCGTACGCCTGTAATTCCGGGCTTCAATGACAATGAAAAGGCCGTTGCGGCCATAGCCCGCTTCATCGAGGCCTATCCGCATGTTAATTATGAGCTTTTGCCCTATCACCGTCTGGGAACCCAGAAGTATCATTTTCTGGGCCGGGAGGTCCCCATGGGCGAAGTGAGCCTGAACAAGGCCGTTACGGACGGGCTGCAAAAGACCGCTCTGGACATTTTGGGGGAGCGGGTGCAGATTCCCCGCTGA
- a CDS encoding IS4 family transposase — MPHKEILDLSHHTTLFSQLLSLIPGHVFEKLERKHKTGRSSRQFGFKEQFTVMAFIQLAARRSLRDGLRALEAAKRRLYHLGLKSVARSTVADANNSRPVEFFKDLFAEMYGLCHLRAPRHKFRFKCKLYSMDATTISLCLSIFPWASFRRNKAGVKVNTVLDHDGYIPAFLDINNAKTHESRMAKSLSLPKGSIVTFDKGYICYSWFRMLTAKGIFFVTRLKSNAAYKLVDRRAVDRKTGVTSDHIIDVSSRGKTTRLRRIGYRDAKTGKRYEFLTNHFRLSAKTIADIYKERWQIEIFFREVKQNLHIKSFVGRSENAVHIQIYTALTVYLLLAYQKFLSKLGLSVQQLFELICLNLFGKDSLEELLNPRRRKTINTYSYSLLAMGA; from the coding sequence TTGCCACACAAGGAGATTTTGGACTTGAGCCATCATACTACACTCTTCTCTCAACTGCTATCCCTGATACCGGGACATGTTTTTGAAAAACTCGAACGCAAGCACAAAACTGGCCGCTCTTCACGCCAATTTGGATTCAAGGAGCAATTCACCGTCATGGCCTTTATCCAACTCGCTGCAAGGCGCTCTTTACGCGATGGGCTTCGCGCCTTGGAGGCGGCCAAGAGACGGCTGTATCACCTCGGCTTGAAATCAGTAGCGCGTTCCACGGTTGCCGATGCCAACAATTCAAGGCCTGTGGAATTTTTCAAAGACCTGTTCGCTGAAATGTATGGCCTGTGCCATCTTCGTGCGCCTCGTCACAAATTCCGCTTCAAGTGCAAGCTGTACAGCATGGACGCCACCACCATCAGCCTATGCCTGTCCATCTTTCCCTGGGCGTCGTTCCGGCGGAACAAGGCTGGCGTGAAAGTAAATACCGTGCTTGACCACGATGGCTACATTCCCGCTTTTCTCGATATCAACAATGCCAAAACCCACGAAAGCCGCATGGCCAAAAGTCTTTCATTGCCAAAGGGTTCCATCGTCACCTTCGATAAAGGCTATATCTGCTATTCCTGGTTTCGCATGTTGACCGCGAAGGGCATTTTCTTCGTAACCCGACTGAAGAGCAATGCTGCCTATAAGCTCGTTGATCGCCGCGCCGTAGACCGGAAAACCGGGGTCACGTCCGATCACATCATTGACGTGAGCAGCCGGGGAAAAACCACTCGTCTACGCAGAATCGGCTATCGCGATGCGAAAACCGGCAAACGGTACGAATTTTTGACCAACCATTTCCGCCTGTCCGCCAAGACAATTGCTGATATCTATAAAGAACGCTGGCAAATTGAAATATTCTTCCGCGAAGTCAAACAAAATCTGCATATTAAAAGCTTTGTCGGGCGCTCGGAGAATGCGGTGCACATCCAGATTTATACGGCCCTGACCGTGTATTTACTCCTGGCCTATCAGAAATTCCTGAGCAAGCTTGGGCTGTCGGTGCAACAACTCTTCGAGCTCATTTGCTTGAATCTGTTCGGCAAGGATTCTCTGGAAGAACTTCTGAATCCACGAAGACGAAAAACTATAAACACCTATAGTTATAGCCTGTTAGCTATGGGTGCTTAA